TCCAGCCTCATACGCAATTTTCGCTTTATGGTACGATCTTGCAGAAGCAAACGAATCACGCAGCTCGAGCAGGTCATCTTCGTAATTATCACTGCTTGCAGATGGCCAGTTTACGATAAGTGCAAGGCCCGGCTTCAGAACCATATCCTCCCACGACCAGCCGTCCATTTTCATGGCTACCGACTGACCTGAAACGAGTCCGCCGCCCGGTGTCGTCACGGCAGTTAAAACTCCGGCGGTGCGCGCCGTTCCGATGTGGCGGCTTTCCGGGTTGAACGCGATTTCCGGAGTAACATTCGGGTTAAAGCGCCCCAGTTCGTTGATATCTACGGTCATATCAACCGCGCCAATCTCGTAGATTCCCATGCGGCTATACCCGTCAATCAGCCCGGGATAAATCTCCTTGCCGGAAACATCAACCCGTTCTGCACCTGCCGGCACCTGAACGTTTGTGCCAATTGCGGTAATCACGCCATCATCAAACACGATGGTTCCGTTTTCAATCACACCGTCAGAAACGGTATAAATGGTCGCTCCCTCAAGGGCAATAACACCATCCTGCATTGCAGCTGGCGTCTGGGCATTGGCGGATGAAAAAATCATTATGCAGAATAAGAGAGCTGCAAGCATGGCGCAGACCGTTCGATTGAGAGCGAAACCGGGCTCTTTCGCGGCTGAATATTGTGCTGCGTATGATCGGTTCATAGGTTGCATCTTTTCAGTTGAGTAATTTTCGGTAAATGGCTGGTCGGAAAATTGATTTGTTCGTCTCATCAGTTTACCTCCAGTAAATATTGTATGAGCTGCGATCGCTCCTGTTCAATAGCCTGCCTCAATTCGGCATCCTCATCAAGGTCGAAGTATTTTCGCCCATCGATCCAGGTTTGCTCGGCTTTTGTGAATGTTGAGAGCGGATCACCGTTCCAGATCACAAAATCTGCATCTTTACCGGGTTCCAGTGATCCAACGCGATCATCAATACCCAGCAGTTTTGCAGTGCTGATGGTAACCATTGAGAGTGCTATCTCCGGATCTACTCCGGCATGCACCATTTTGGCCGCTTCCCAGTTCATACGGGATGCGATCTGGCTGTTATCGGAATGGAGCGAGGTAACAACTCCGGCTTCATCCAGCAGTCTGGCATTAAAAATGGTTCCGTCGTACGCTTCAATTTTAAAAGAAGACCAGTCGGACCACACCACAGCGCCGGCTCCGTGTTCAGCCAGCTCAGGAGCTACTTTGTAGGCTTCAACTCCGTGATGAAATGCTTTGATCGTGAAATCGAACTTCTCGGCCACGCGCATCAGTGCCAGGATTTCATCCTGACGATAACTGTGCGACTGCACCAGGATATCCCCTTCCAGAATATCTACAATCGCCTCCATTCTGAGATCTCTTCTGGGCTGAATTCCCGCTCCTGTATCATTCCACTCGTTCCAGCGCGATTGATAATCACGAGCCATTGAAAAGCGGTCTTCTATAATGTGCTGTGTTCCCATTCGGGTTTCGGGATAGCGATCAGAACCTACTCGCTTGGGATTTTCACCCAGTGCAAATTTCACGGTTCGCGGTGCGCCTTCAAATTTCAGATCGTGGGATAAAGCACCCCATCGCATTTTAATGTGCTGATTTTGTCCGCCGATCGGGTTCGCCGATCCGTGCATCACGTGAGCGGTAGTCAGGCCGCCGGCGATTTGCCGGTACATCCAGATGTTGTTGATGTTAAGTACATCACCCAGCCGAACTTCCGGCACGATTGCATTTCCTACTTCATTTACGCCATCGGTTCCGGAATGGATGTGGGCATCAATCAGCCCGGGAGTAACGTGCTTGCCTTCGGCATCAATGACAACCGCATTGCCCGGTGCACTCAGGTTTTGTCCAACTTCGGCTACTTCCCCGTTGCGGATCAGCAGATCTGCATTCTCAAGAATTCCCTGGTCGCCCATGGTCCAGATTGTAGCATTTTGTACAAGTACAGCTGAGGGCTGATCGGGTATCGATTCGCGGCCGTATTCCATACTTGGACGGATATCAGCAAGTTCAAGTGTCCGTTCCGGCAGTGAGATCTCTTCGGGCTGATCCTGTTCCCCGGCAGCCGTTCGCTCGCCGGTAAAACTGATCCGATCACCGTCCGGCATCTCTGCCCAGCCGATCAGTTCATCACCGGAAATGGATGCTGTCAGGCGTATTCTTCCGGTCATCTCAAGCTCTTCTCCGGGGAATGTAGCTCTGAATCTCCGGGCCTGCTCTTCAACCGATACGGCGGATAGATCAATCTCTTCTCCGTTGATTGTAATGGTTCCGTTCAGACTGCCGACAGTTCCCTTCACTTCAATCACACCTTCAACATCTCCTGCAGATACGGCCCATTCACCTCTTGCATCAATGGTCGCCGCCGGATTTACCCGGTAATGATCTCCATCAACCCAAACATCAAGAATTTTTGCCTCTGTATGAAACAGGTCGCCATTTGTGATAATCAGATTTGCGGCTTTCCCCTCTTCAAGAGTTCCGTGGGTATCGCTGATTCCCAGCAGGCTGGACGGGTTGATCGTCAGAGCAGCGAGCGCTGTTTCGGCATCGAGGCCGGCATGAACAGCTTTTCGAACGTTTGGAAGAAAATCGGAAAGATTATTAAGCCCGTCTGTAGTAAACGAAAAGAGGAGCCCGGCTTCGGCAATTCTCGCAGGATTTTCCGGTGCAAGATACCAGTGACGAAGCGTTGAGAGGTTTTCTCCAAGAGCATTTTCGGGACTGGTAACATCCGGTTTCTCCGGAAATGCGAGCGGCAGGATCAGCGGTATGTCACGGCCTGACAAATAATCGACAATTCTGTACTCATGCCCGCTTCCCCGAATCCACGGCGTGATGTTAAATTCTTCCGTTAGACGGAGGCTTCTTAAGACTTCCTCTTCACTGTTTACGGCAAATAACATGGGCTGATTTCCCTGTGCCGCATCCCCAAGAGCGGCCAGCGCGGCATTCGATTCCGGACGATTAAGGCCCTGGGGATTTGACCGGTATGTGTCATGTGCAGTTTGATACCAATCTGCATCATACAGAGTCTGACGGATGAATGCGATTCCGCCAATTGCCGAGGTTGGATAACTGTAACCAAGCGACCAGCTTCGGGTCAGTGACGCCCCCTGTGCTACCCTGTCCCGGATCACACGGTCTGATACCGAACCATTTCCCAGGCTCATTACTGCAGAATGGCCTTTAAAAATTCCGAGCGGAGGCACTGAATTTGCCGCTGTGAACCCGAGCTTTCGGAGCTCTTCACTTCCATCATCCTCCAGCTCATACTCTCCTTCGGCCGTTAAGTGCGCTCGAAGCTGAACATTCCAGGAGAGATTTCCGCGATCCAGATCTTCCCGTGGATTCTGCATTCCAACTTCCGTATACGGGTCGATAAATCCGGGATAGATCGTTTTCCCTTCCAAATTCCACACCCGGGCGTCGGCGGGCGGCTCAATACCCGTACCAACCTGATCAATTACGCCTCCCCGAACCACAATCGTTGCATTTTCAAGCGTTTCTCCGGGTGAAACCACAACCGTAGCATTCGTAAATGCATGAACTGACGGTGAGCTGTCCTGAATGCCGTTTACAGGTGAAGTTTGTGCACACGCGTTCAGCGGCAGTAAAAGTGCGGCTATAAAAAGTGTGAAGATCCTGCAGCCTGAAAACAGGCGCTGTTTAATCCGACGGTATCTGTTATCCATAAACCCTAAGTATTTTGTATTGATATTAAATGTATTTGCCAGTCCCCGGTGGCGCGGTTCGTCCATATCACAACCGATTGATAGTACCTACCATTCATGGGGCCATTTCAGGCAACATTCCACTAATAAATAATGTAATCATCTATTTGTTGAATGAAGGTATTCATTATCAGCAGATGCAGCGGAATGTAACCGAAAATCAAATGCCGTACAATTTTGTTGAAAATAGTGTTTGGCTAAAGAGAATGAAGCTAAAAGATGTAAATGGGCATAGAAAATTAAGTAGCAGTCAATCGGTTTACAACACGTTTGATTCATTTCGAACCCAGGGAAGAAATCATGGTAATCCTAATCAACCCTTCGAACTGATTGCTCCTCATATATTTCCGCATCTGGTATACATCATAATTTATTTTTAGGAACCTCCTCTTCTACACGCACAAAATTTAATAATCACAGTGTAATAACGACTATTATTTATCTTATTGAAGCGCTTCCATTTACTTTTTAATTGTAAAAAATGAGTTGACAAAAAGCGCTTTTCTTTATGAAAAGAGATATTATTGTTTGACAAAATCATGTCTTCAATAAATAAATTTTGAGTACAATCTTTAATGACATTATAATTTAAGGAGTTAGTATGCATTTGCATTGATAATTGTCAATAATTTTATTTTATGACTTCGAGCAATTCTGACAAATCAAATCCGGAGAGTAGTACTAAAAAAGTAATTGTTGTGGGAAACGGCATGGTCGGTTACAAGTTTTGTGAAAAGCTCCGACAAAAAGCAGCTCCAAATGAACTTGAAATTACAGTATATGGCGAGGAACCCCGGCCGGCTTACGACAGAGTTCATCTAAGCGATTTCTTCAGTGAAAAAAACAGTGAAGATCTGTTGATGGCTCCCCGAAAGTGGTATGAAGATAATGACATCACCCTGCATACCTCGCAGCTTGTGGTGGATATTGACCGCGAAAACCGGTGCATCCTCACTCATAAAGGCAACCGGGACCTGTATGACAAATTAATCCTCGCTACCGGTTCCAGTGCATTTGTACCCCCGATAGATGGCACGGATAAAGAGGGTGTTTTTGTATACCGCACGATTGAAGACCTGGAAGCTATTCAGCAATATGGACAAAAATGCAAACGGGTGGCTGTTCTTGGCGGAGGGCTGCTGGGACTTGAAGCGGCAAAAGCTCTGCTCGATATGGGCCTGGATACTTCCGTTGTAGAATTCGCTCCGCGGCTTATGCCCCGCCAGCTTGACGAATCCGGAGCAGCTACCCTCCAGGAGAAACTTGAGAATCTTGATCTTGAAATTCTCACTGATAAACAAACGCAGAAAATTACGGGAAATGGGTCGGTGGAAAGTCTCAAATTTTCCGATGAAACCGAACTTAAGGTTGATATGCTGGTTATTTCTGCCGGAATACGACCCCGGGATGAATTAGCCAAAAAATGTGGCCTGGATACAGGCGGACGAGGTGGGATTCTGGTAAATGATTTAATGAAAACGAATGATGAATCCATTTACGCAATCGGAGAGGCGGCCTTACATAATGAAATGGTATACGGACTGGTAGCGCCAGGATATGAAATGGCCGAAGTGGTAGCCTCGCAGATTGCAAACACTGACTACAAAGAATTCACTGGCTTTGATCTGTCAACCAAGTTAAAGCTTGTTGGCATCGATGTGGCAAGTTTTGGGGATCCTTTTACGGAAAAGAACGCCATTCCCATTGTCTACCAGGACAGATTTAAAGGGACGTATAAGAAAATTGTTGTTTCTGAAGACGGGAAAAAGCTGCTTGGCGGAATCCTGGTGGGAGATGCCCGCGCGTATACTCAACTCCATCAACGATTTATAAATCAAATGGAGTGCCCTGAAAACCCTGAAGAATTGATTTTGGGCAACCGGGGAGAATCCGGAGGTGGAAATGGAGTCGAAGACCTGCCCGAGGATGCACAGGTGTGTTCATGTGAAAATGTTTTGAAAGGGCAAATTACAGACCTCATCAAAAATGAGGATGTCACAGAAATGGGCGAAATCCGGGCTCATACGAAAGCTGGTACGGGTTGCGGCGGATGCACCCCCCTTGTAAAAGATTTGTTGAATCATACAATGGCAGAGATGGGTAAATCTGTAGACAAATCTTTGTGTGATCACTTTGAATATTCCCGCCAGGAGTTATACGACATCATTAAAGTTAAAAACATTACCACGTATGATGATCTGCTTGATCAGTTTGGGAAAGGCGATGGCTGCGAAGTTTGTAAACCGGCAGTTGCTTCACTTCTGGCAAGTGCCTGGAACGACCTGATCATCAATCAGGATACGATTCAGGATACAAACGACCGTTTCCTGGCTAATATTCAGCGGGGCGGTACCTATTCGGTAATTCCCCGTGTACCCGGTGGTGAAATCACCCCTGATAAACTTCTTGTTATAGGCCAGGTGGCCAAAAAATATGGTTTATATACCAAGATCACAGGCGGCCAGCGAATCGATCTGCTTGGTGCACGGGTAGACCAGCTGCCGGATATCTGGCAAGAACTGGTTGAAGCCGGATTTGAAAGCGGCCACGGTTATGCAAAAGCTTTACGAACCGTGAAAAGCTGCGTCGGCTCAACCTGGTGCAGGTATGGCCTGCATGATTCGGTTACGTTTGCCCTCGATATTGAAAAACGTTACCGGGGCCTGCGCGCACCGCATAAAATCAAAGGCGGCGTATCGGGATGCATCCGTGAATGTGCGGAAGCACGGGGAAAAGATTTTGGACTCATCGCTACAGAAAAAGGATGGAACCTGTATGTAGGGGGCAACGGCGGTTCCAAACCACAACACGCCATGCTTCTTGCCTCAGATATTGATGAAGAAACCTGCATACAATACCTGGATCGGTTTCTGATGTTTTACATCAAAACAGCAGAACCACTTACCCGCACTTCCACATGGATTAATAAACTCGACGGCGGGCTCGAATACCTGAAAACAGTGGTCGTAGATGATGCCCTGGAAATTGGTGACGATCTGGAAAAAGAGATGCAAAGGCTGGTAGATGCATACAAATGTGAGTGGAAAGAAGTGGTGGAGAATCCTGATCTGCAAAAGAAATTCCGGCATTTTGTCAATTCCGATGACCCGGATCCCACTATAAAATTCAAAGAATACAGAGAACAAAAAGTCCCGGAAGGATGGGGAGAAACCACATAATAGTCGTTAGTGACTAAAAGGACCACTTTATAAGCTTTGTTTGCACTGATTGTGTATTCCTATCTGATTAACAAAAAACCTGCTATCATGATGAATTCGGTTAAAGAAGCAGCAACCTGGTATAAAGCTGCACCTGTTAAAGAGTTTCCGCGTAACGGTGGATTATGTGTGAAAATTGACGACCTCCAGGTCGCCGTATTTAATTTCACGTCTCGTAATGAGTGGTTTGCCTGTCAGAATTTATGCCCGCATAAATTACAAATGATTCTCTCACGGGGGATGATCGGAGATAAAAACGGTATCCCAAAAGTAGCCTGCCCTTTTCATAAAAAAACATTTTCCCTCGAAACGGGAGAAAACCTGGACGGTGAAGAGTATTCACTGCAAACTTTTCCGGTTAAAGTAGAAGCCGGTTATGTATATGTGGGGATATAAAATGTACCCATACAGGATCAGAAGAGAATCAGAAAGAGTAAAAACCTCCGTGACAAAATCTGTTACTAAATCGAACCCTTTTATAATTCTGTCGTTATGAAAGATCGAAATACCGTTAAAGCTCCGAAAATCAATTTGTTCAGTTTGAGAAGCCCTCAAATGCGAACGTTCCATATCACCTGGTTTTCTTTTTTCCTCTGTTTTTTTGGATGGTTTGGCATTGCACCGCTTATGGCTGTTGTCAGGGAGGAGTTATCACTGACACAGACTCAGATTGGCAATACAATTATTGCTTCCGTTGCCATTACCATATTCGCCCGGTTGCTCATCGGCTGGCTTTGTGATCGTTACGGGCCAAGAATTACCTATACGGCCCTGCTTGTCTTCGGTTCTATACCGGTTATGCTGATTGGCCTGGCAAACAGTTACGAATCATTCCTCCTATTCAGATTGGCCATTGGTGTTATCGGAGCCGCGTTCGTCATCACCCAGTATCACACCTCTATGATGTTTGCTCCAAACGTAGTAGGCACGGCAAATGCTACAACAGCCGGATGGGGAAATCTCGGCGGCGGCGTAACTCAAATGATCATGCCTCTGATTTTTGGAGGCTTCCTGGCACTCGGTTTCACAGATGCTATATCCTGGAGGTTAGCGATGGTAGTTCCGGGCATAGCCATGCTGGTGATGGCTGTTATTTATTATAATTTCACACAGGATTATCCTGAAGGGAATCTTAGCGACTTAAAAAAGCTGAACCCTGAAAAATATGATGCACAATTCAAAGAGAGTAATAACGCATTTGGAAAGGCAGTAAAAGATTACAGGGTGTGGGCCCTCTTTTTAATATATGGAGCCAGTTTTGGAGTAGAATTAACAATCTACAATATCGCTGCCATTTACTATATCGACACGTTTGGTATGGATTTAAAAACGGCAGGTTTGATAGCAGGCCTTTTCGGTTTGATGAATATTTTTGCCCGGTCTACAGGCGGCTACCTGGGCGACCGGTTTGGGCTCAAATTTGGATTACGGGGCCGTGTATGGTTTTTGTTTGGGATTCTTTTTCTCGAAGGAGTTACACTTATTCTGTTTTCTCAAATGTCAGTGC
This portion of the Rhodohalobacter sp. SW132 genome encodes:
- a CDS encoding amidohydrolase family protein — encoded protein: MRRTNQFSDQPFTENYSTEKMQPMNRSYAAQYSAAKEPGFALNRTVCAMLAALLFCIMIFSSANAQTPAAMQDGVIALEGATIYTVSDGVIENGTIVFDDGVITAIGTNVQVPAGAERVDVSGKEIYPGLIDGYSRMGIYEIGAVDMTVDINELGRFNPNVTPEIAFNPESRHIGTARTAGVLTAVTTPGGGLVSGQSVAMKMDGWSWEDMVLKPGLALIVNWPSASSDNYEDDLLELRDSFASARSYHKAKIAYEAGNASRKDVDSKLEAMIPVLEGDRPVVVEADELRQIQDAITWAGEEEVDLIIMGGRDAHYVADHLVQKEIPVIVTSVLTSPNRQWEPYDGRYSLPARLHEAGITFAIAGGSSAPYAFRLPNEVGAAAAYGLDADEALRSVTLSAAEILGISDRVGSLEVGKDATLLITTGNPLEYSSQIEQAYIEGRKIDMVDAHRMLYEKYREKVDQRVNR
- a CDS encoding amidohydrolase family protein — encoded protein: MDEPRHRGLANTFNINTKYLGFMDNRYRRIKQRLFSGCRIFTLFIAALLLPLNACAQTSPVNGIQDSSPSVHAFTNATVVVSPGETLENATIVVRGGVIDQVGTGIEPPADARVWNLEGKTIYPGFIDPYTEVGMQNPREDLDRGNLSWNVQLRAHLTAEGEYELEDDGSEELRKLGFTAANSVPPLGIFKGHSAVMSLGNGSVSDRVIRDRVAQGASLTRSWSLGYSYPTSAIGGIAFIRQTLYDADWYQTAHDTYRSNPQGLNRPESNAALAALGDAAQGNQPMLFAVNSEEEVLRSLRLTEEFNITPWIRGSGHEYRIVDYLSGRDIPLILPLAFPEKPDVTSPENALGENLSTLRHWYLAPENPARIAEAGLLFSFTTDGLNNLSDFLPNVRKAVHAGLDAETALAALTINPSSLLGISDTHGTLEEGKAANLIITNGDLFHTEAKILDVWVDGDHYRVNPAATIDARGEWAVSAGDVEGVIEVKGTVGSLNGTITINGEEIDLSAVSVEEQARRFRATFPGEELEMTGRIRLTASISGDELIGWAEMPDGDRISFTGERTAAGEQDQPEEISLPERTLELADIRPSMEYGRESIPDQPSAVLVQNATIWTMGDQGILENADLLIRNGEVAEVGQNLSAPGNAVVIDAEGKHVTPGLIDAHIHSGTDGVNEVGNAIVPEVRLGDVLNINNIWMYRQIAGGLTTAHVMHGSANPIGGQNQHIKMRWGALSHDLKFEGAPRTVKFALGENPKRVGSDRYPETRMGTQHIIEDRFSMARDYQSRWNEWNDTGAGIQPRRDLRMEAIVDILEGDILVQSHSYRQDEILALMRVAEKFDFTIKAFHHGVEAYKVAPELAEHGAGAVVWSDWSSFKIEAYDGTIFNARLLDEAGVVTSLHSDNSQIASRMNWEAAKMVHAGVDPEIALSMVTISTAKLLGIDDRVGSLEPGKDADFVIWNGDPLSTFTKAEQTWIDGRKYFDLDEDAELRQAIEQERSQLIQYLLEVN
- the nirB gene encoding nitrite reductase large subunit NirB → MTSSNSDKSNPESSTKKVIVVGNGMVGYKFCEKLRQKAAPNELEITVYGEEPRPAYDRVHLSDFFSEKNSEDLLMAPRKWYEDNDITLHTSQLVVDIDRENRCILTHKGNRDLYDKLILATGSSAFVPPIDGTDKEGVFVYRTIEDLEAIQQYGQKCKRVAVLGGGLLGLEAAKALLDMGLDTSVVEFAPRLMPRQLDESGAATLQEKLENLDLEILTDKQTQKITGNGSVESLKFSDETELKVDMLVISAGIRPRDELAKKCGLDTGGRGGILVNDLMKTNDESIYAIGEAALHNEMVYGLVAPGYEMAEVVASQIANTDYKEFTGFDLSTKLKLVGIDVASFGDPFTEKNAIPIVYQDRFKGTYKKIVVSEDGKKLLGGILVGDARAYTQLHQRFINQMECPENPEELILGNRGESGGGNGVEDLPEDAQVCSCENVLKGQITDLIKNEDVTEMGEIRAHTKAGTGCGGCTPLVKDLLNHTMAEMGKSVDKSLCDHFEYSRQELYDIIKVKNITTYDDLLDQFGKGDGCEVCKPAVASLLASAWNDLIINQDTIQDTNDRFLANIQRGGTYSVIPRVPGGEITPDKLLVIGQVAKKYGLYTKITGGQRIDLLGARVDQLPDIWQELVEAGFESGHGYAKALRTVKSCVGSTWCRYGLHDSVTFALDIEKRYRGLRAPHKIKGGVSGCIRECAEARGKDFGLIATEKGWNLYVGGNGGSKPQHAMLLASDIDEETCIQYLDRFLMFYIKTAEPLTRTSTWINKLDGGLEYLKTVVVDDALEIGDDLEKEMQRLVDAYKCEWKEVVENPDLQKKFRHFVNSDDPDPTIKFKEYREQKVPEGWGETT
- the nirD gene encoding nitrite reductase small subunit NirD → MMNSVKEAATWYKAAPVKEFPRNGGLCVKIDDLQVAVFNFTSRNEWFACQNLCPHKLQMILSRGMIGDKNGIPKVACPFHKKTFSLETGENLDGEEYSLQTFPVKVEAGYVYVGI
- a CDS encoding MFS transporter, whose product is MKDRNTVKAPKINLFSLRSPQMRTFHITWFSFFLCFFGWFGIAPLMAVVREELSLTQTQIGNTIIASVAITIFARLLIGWLCDRYGPRITYTALLVFGSIPVMLIGLANSYESFLLFRLAIGVIGAAFVITQYHTSMMFAPNVVGTANATTAGWGNLGGGVTQMIMPLIFGGFLALGFTDAISWRLAMVVPGIAMLVMAVIYYNFTQDYPEGNLSDLKKLNPEKYDAQFKESNNAFGKAVKDYRVWALFLIYGASFGVELTIYNIAAIYYIDTFGMDLKTAGLIAGLFGLMNIFARSTGGYLGDRFGLKFGLRGRVWFLFGILFLEGVTLILFSQMSVLLYAIAAMILFSLCVQMAEGATYSVVPFVNKKAVGAISGIVGAGGNTGAVAAGFLFRYEEFSYSDALFILGCIVLVCSFAALLVRFSARDEVETRRELNLSLKAYSNGQKEMKNGFDPNIKPVPEESEKAEVESVN